A part of Corynebacterium mustelae genomic DNA contains:
- a CDS encoding response regulator transcription factor produces MTPIRVMLIDDHPVVRAGLRAILNSFPDITVAAEASSGKDITAASLVDAAIDVVVTDIQMPDIDGITLTKILAQDKTAPPVLILTTYDTEADIVAAVEAGAMGYLLKDAPENVLHDAVIATANRERTLAPGVATALMNRISKPREALSAREIEILQELESGASNRQLAAKLFISEATVKTHLVHIYSKLGVDNRTAAITAARQQRLI; encoded by the coding sequence ATGACTCCCATTCGCGTCATGCTTATCGACGACCACCCCGTCGTCCGCGCCGGGTTGCGCGCAATCTTAAATAGTTTTCCCGACATCACCGTTGCTGCCGAGGCATCCAGTGGTAAGGACATCACCGCCGCCTCGCTTGTCGACGCCGCCATTGATGTCGTCGTCACCGATATTCAAATGCCCGACATTGACGGCATCACCCTGACAAAAATTCTCGCCCAGGATAAAACCGCACCCCCGGTGCTCATTCTCACCACCTACGACACCGAAGCGGACATCGTCGCCGCAGTGGAAGCAGGGGCAATGGGGTACTTGCTCAAAGATGCCCCTGAGAACGTCTTACATGACGCCGTCATCGCCACAGCCAACCGGGAACGCACCCTTGCACCTGGCGTGGCTACCGCATTAATGAACCGGATCTCCAAACCCCGAGAAGCGCTTTCAGCGCGGGAAATCGAAATCCTCCAGGAATTGGAATCGGGGGCAAGCAATCGACAACTAGCCGCCAAGTTGTTCATTTCTGAGGCAACAGTCAAAACCCACCTGGTGCACATCTACTCAAAACTCGGGGTGGATAACCGCACTGCCGCCATCACTGCCGCACGGCAACAACGGCTGATTTAA
- a CDS encoding sensor histidine kinase translates to MTSRRFDSHTGLSTPEQSDSPLRRILVLLRVGLHVSFAFFLCLGAIQTPADRKQPLSAHYTLIMLGLVGVLAAVYLVGTTWEKRAVANNGNPAFRAQSTLASCWLILVTALWVALVAVSPSFVWLLFPLAFIYLHVIPLPINLLAVALGWAFAAFIPMYMAPETWTPSAAVGPGIGSIFATVVYFTYQALGREIDRQTQLSQQLIAAQQELAEKEHQAGRLEERERLSREIHDTVAQGLSSILLLSRAAQNELMHGDTDTAREQLHTIHEQAGASLSEARRFVRDLASPDLSDPLPQALQRVVARASTRDTALGIDRDYSLEVLGDETHPVPEPVSRAVIRVVQEAINNIHKHSTATKAVITVGIWEEEISIDVMDNGHIDHSPTPGFGITGLKKRIADLGGNLTVEFGLNDGEAVALTCRIPLTSRRDD, encoded by the coding sequence GTGACCTCACGTCGATTCGATTCCCACACCGGATTATCAACACCGGAACAATCCGACTCACCGCTGCGCAGGATCTTGGTGCTCCTTCGGGTAGGCCTACACGTGTCCTTCGCGTTTTTCCTCTGCCTTGGTGCCATCCAAACCCCCGCCGACAGAAAACAACCACTCTCTGCCCACTACACCCTCATCATGTTGGGGCTGGTCGGTGTGTTAGCCGCCGTCTATCTCGTGGGTACAACATGGGAGAAACGCGCAGTTGCCAATAATGGCAATCCTGCCTTTCGGGCCCAATCCACACTTGCATCGTGCTGGCTGATCCTGGTGACAGCGTTATGGGTAGCGTTGGTCGCAGTATCACCTTCGTTTGTATGGCTGCTATTTCCGCTGGCATTTATTTATCTACACGTCATTCCGCTGCCCATTAATCTCCTAGCCGTCGCGCTGGGCTGGGCTTTTGCCGCCTTTATCCCCATGTACATGGCACCGGAAACATGGACTCCCTCAGCCGCGGTGGGACCAGGTATCGGCTCCATCTTCGCCACCGTCGTGTACTTCACCTACCAAGCACTAGGCCGCGAAATTGACCGCCAAACGCAACTATCCCAACAACTCATCGCCGCCCAGCAGGAACTCGCCGAAAAAGAACACCAAGCAGGTCGACTGGAGGAACGGGAGCGGCTGAGTAGAGAAATCCACGACACCGTCGCCCAAGGATTAAGCTCAATCCTGTTGCTTTCGCGGGCCGCCCAGAATGAGCTCATGCACGGCGACACCGACACCGCCCGCGAACAATTGCACACAATACATGAGCAGGCTGGGGCGTCGTTAAGCGAAGCACGCCGCTTCGTCCGCGACCTCGCCTCTCCAGATCTCAGCGACCCACTACCACAGGCATTGCAACGCGTTGTGGCACGCGCTAGCACCCGCGACACCGCACTAGGCATCGACCGGGATTACAGCCTGGAAGTGCTCGGTGACGAAACCCACCCAGTACCCGAACCCGTTTCCCGCGCAGTCATCCGCGTCGTTCAAGAAGCAATAAACAATATCCACAAACATTCAACCGCAACCAAAGCGGTGATTACAGTAGGAATCTGGGAAGAAGAAATAAGCATCGACGTCATGGACAACGGCCACATCGATCACAGCCCAACCCCAGGCTTCGGCATCACCGGTCTGAAAAAACGCATAGCTGACTTGGGTGGTAATTTGACGGTAGAGTTTGGGCTAAACGACGGTGAAGCTGTGGCGCTGACGTGCCGCATCCCGCTAACAAGTAGGAGAGACGACTAA